A single window of Methanomassiliicoccaceae archaeon DNA harbors:
- a CDS encoding glycosyltransferase family 4 protein — translation MKVQVIRSLKEGTNNKSGIGYYADFLETQLKEMGCEVEPVAFEINLKHGFRNLLFNNILAPMMETIRGRKNTDVIHATAEHCALFLPFTKARRIVTFHHVIKKNESNTRSWGFIWRTSVIISKIYADEFIAISPLTKEDMIKTLNIPAEKITVAMHPPKSEMFREDISKEDIVTFVGSLTERKNPKAALSVLKEMLERPGFDGFRLIICGTGPCRDQIDDWISKMDLSGSVEIIKNLSVGELRSLYGRSRFLLNTSSFEGLGITTLEAQMCGTPVLYFEDAEMPPEVMGAAVPCRDVTDMVDKASELLADGERMAEVIEYGIKYSTAFGKDYGEKLRKIYKKM, via the coding sequence ATGAAGGTACAGGTTATAAGATCTCTGAAGGAAGGCACCAACAACAAATCCGGCATTGGTTACTATGCGGATTTTCTCGAGACCCAGCTTAAGGAAATGGGCTGCGAGGTCGAGCCGGTCGCCTTTGAGATCAACCTCAAGCACGGGTTCAGGAATCTTTTGTTCAACAATATCTTGGCGCCCATGATGGAGACCATAAGGGGAAGGAAGAACACCGATGTAATCCATGCAACGGCGGAACACTGTGCGCTTTTCCTGCCGTTTACAAAGGCAAGGCGCATCGTTACGTTCCATCATGTAATTAAGAAGAACGAGTCGAATACCAGGTCCTGGGGATTCATTTGGCGCACATCCGTGATAATTTCCAAGATTTATGCCGACGAGTTCATTGCGATATCTCCGCTGACCAAGGAAGACATGATAAAAACACTCAACATCCCTGCGGAAAAGATAACCGTCGCTATGCACCCCCCCAAATCCGAGATGTTCAGAGAGGACATATCGAAGGAGGATATCGTCACTTTTGTCGGGTCTTTAACGGAGAGGAAGAACCCTAAGGCCGCACTTTCAGTGCTGAAAGAGATGCTTGAAAGGCCCGGGTTCGATGGATTCAGGCTGATCATATGCGGAACAGGCCCCTGCAGGGACCAGATTGATGATTGGATCTCAAAAATGGATTTGAGCGGGTCGGTCGAAATAATCAAAAATCTGTCTGTGGGAGAGCTCCGCAGTCTGTACGGCAGAAGCAGATTCCTTTTGAACACCTCAAGCTTCGAAGGCCTCGGGATCACAACATTGGAAGCGCAGATGTGCGGGACGCCGGTGCTGTATTTCGAAGACGCCGAGATGCCGCCGGAAGTCATGGGTGCCGCGGTACCATGCCGCGACGTGACCGACATGGTAGACAAAGCCTCAGAACTGCTTGCCGACGGCGAGCGCATGGCGGAAGTTATAGAATACGGGATAAAGTACTCGACCGCGTTTGGAAAAGACTACGGCGAAAAGCTCAGGAAGATTTACAAAAAAATGTAA
- a CDS encoding elongation factor 1-beta family protein — protein MPQIVAGYDIFPTGTEVDMDAIANAVSGILPNGVSITESSIKPVAFGLMKVAVGFLIDDSDENVGTKLEEGLRSIANVENIECVSMTNL, from the coding sequence ATGCCTCAGATTGTAGCCGGATATGATATATTTCCGACCGGTACCGAGGTCGACATGGACGCTATCGCTAACGCGGTTTCTGGAATACTCCCTAACGGCGTCTCGATCACCGAGTCATCGATAAAACCGGTCGCCTTCGGACTCATGAAGGTGGCCGTCGGATTCCTCATCGACGATTCGGACGAGAACGTCGGGACAAAACTTGAGGAAGGCCTCCGTTCGATCGCGAACGTCGAGAACATAGAATGTGTCTCGATGACCAATCTCTAA
- a CDS encoding zinc finger domain-containing protein, with translation MADKICSSCGVRLTGKGNTFFKCPKCGDQEVGRCDQCRDQGIHYECKKCGFVGP, from the coding sequence ATGGCAGACAAGATATGCTCTTCATGCGGCGTCAGGCTCACTGGCAAGGGCAACACGTTCTTCAAGTGCCCCAAGTGCGGGGACCAAGAGGTCGGCAGGTGCGACCAGTGCCGCGACCAGGGTATACACTACGAGTGCAAGAAATGCGGATTCGTCGGACCGTGA
- a CDS encoding ARMT1-like domain-containing protein, whose product MDIRPECVPCLLRRVLFQARLAGNGTEFRALSAALATYAEEFAEGRNSAEVATEIHRSAYAAMGVSDPYSELKIGADEVAGRLLEKASRFVDRSCDRLRAAITVSLAGNIMDFGQGSSIESPDKFAGIFDDLLAQGIGSDDTDLLKDILNNPGDILYLFDNCGESQLDKILIRELKNTGKKVIGVVRGKPILNDVTMEDALRIGLDSELDGIIGTGAFAIGIPLNVPDEINDAMVKSCVVVSKGMANYESLGKRETVVPVAFILRAKCVPVADSLGVDMGTNVVRVAKVRN is encoded by the coding sequence ATGGATATCAGGCCCGAATGCGTACCCTGTTTGCTGAGGAGAGTGCTGTTCCAGGCAAGGCTCGCCGGTAACGGTACCGAGTTCAGAGCGCTCTCGGCAGCGCTGGCAACATATGCGGAGGAATTCGCCGAAGGCCGGAACTCCGCCGAAGTGGCCACCGAGATACACCGGAGCGCTTATGCGGCGATGGGAGTGTCCGATCCCTACTCGGAGCTGAAGATCGGAGCGGACGAGGTGGCCGGGCGTCTTCTCGAAAAGGCAAGCCGATTTGTAGACCGGTCGTGCGATCGCCTCAGGGCGGCGATAACCGTATCGCTGGCCGGTAACATAATGGATTTCGGGCAGGGGAGCTCGATCGAGAGCCCGGACAAGTTCGCCGGCATCTTCGACGATCTTCTGGCACAGGGCATAGGTTCCGACGATACGGACCTGTTGAAAGACATACTGAACAATCCCGGCGATATACTGTATCTTTTCGATAACTGTGGAGAGAGCCAGCTTGATAAAATATTAATCCGGGAGCTTAAAAATACCGGAAAAAAGGTAATCGGAGTCGTCAGGGGAAAGCCGATTCTGAACGATGTTACCATGGAAGACGCTTTGCGCATAGGTCTTGACTCGGAGCTGGACGGAATCATCGGAACCGGGGCCTTCGCAATCGGCATACCGTTAAATGTGCCAGACGAAATAAATGATGCAATGGTGAAATCATGCGTCGTCGTATCCAAAGGTATGGCCAACTACGAGTCCTTGGGAAAAAGGGAGACTGTCGTGCCTGTCGCCTTCATACTGAGGGCCAAGTGTGTGCCCGTGGCGGATTCGCTGGGCGTGGATATGGGCACGAACGTCGTGCGCGTAGCTAAAGTACGCAATTAA
- a CDS encoding NDP-sugar synthase, translating into MTKKIDQAVIMVGGKGTRLRPLTETCPKPALPVLDKPCLMYLIESVAAAGIKEVILACGYRSQQLVESIGDGSELGVHISYSFEDEPLGTAGAIKKVEDMLGDTFVAANGDVFADIDMKEEINEHFSSGATVTMSLIPVDNPCEFGIARVGTDGRISEFKEKPKPEEAFSNLINAGVYVLEKRILDLVPENTQYDLSKELIPRLMDRGDRIQGYMLNGIWRDVGRPSDLIGANLIAAEKRFGKEDWTAHDVSRTSIEGPFFLGEGSSISDSSSESSVILKGCRVAGSRLKGSLIMHGCKVENAEVSNSILGNGCTISCGSVIDGSVLGDGTHVAPGTIIVDNEVKK; encoded by the coding sequence ATGACCAAAAAGATCGATCAGGCAGTCATTATGGTCGGAGGCAAGGGTACCAGGCTCAGGCCGCTTACGGAGACCTGCCCCAAGCCCGCGCTGCCGGTGTTGGACAAGCCGTGCCTGATGTACCTCATCGAGTCGGTGGCCGCCGCCGGCATAAAAGAGGTCATTCTGGCCTGCGGATACAGGTCCCAGCAGCTCGTAGAATCCATAGGGGACGGCTCGGAACTGGGCGTCCATATATCCTATTCGTTCGAGGACGAGCCTCTTGGAACCGCTGGGGCGATTAAAAAGGTCGAAGACATGCTGGGAGATACGTTTGTCGCGGCCAACGGGGACGTATTCGCCGATATTGACATGAAAGAGGAGATAAATGAGCACTTTTCCTCCGGAGCGACGGTCACAATGTCGCTCATTCCTGTCGATAATCCGTGCGAGTTCGGTATCGCCAGGGTCGGGACGGACGGCAGGATATCCGAATTCAAGGAGAAGCCGAAGCCGGAAGAGGCCTTCTCCAACCTTATCAACGCAGGAGTCTACGTTCTGGAAAAGAGGATCCTCGACCTGGTGCCCGAAAATACCCAGTACGATCTTTCCAAGGAGCTCATACCGAGGCTTATGGACAGGGGTGACAGGATACAGGGCTACATGCTCAACGGGATCTGGCGCGATGTGGGCCGCCCATCCGATCTGATAGGCGCCAATCTGATAGCCGCCGAGAAACGGTTCGGCAAAGAGGACTGGACCGCGCACGACGTTTCGCGCACCAGTATAGAGGGGCCGTTCTTCCTGGGAGAAGGTTCCAGCATATCGGACTCCAGTTCCGAGTCCTCGGTGATCTTAAAGGGATGCAGGGTAGCAGGGAGCAGATTAAAAGGCTCCTTGATAATGCACGGTTGCAAGGTAGAGAACGCTGAGGTAAGCAACAGCATACTGGGCAACGGTTGCACGATATCATGCGGCTCGGTGATAGACGGTTCTGTCCTGGGTGACGGAACGCACGTCGCACCGGGAACCATTATAGTCGATAACGAGGTGAAGAAATGA
- a CDS encoding kinase yields MMYIRSRAPLRIGMAGGGTDVDPYASQKGGAVFNSTISKYAYCTITPNDTNRMSIESTNYGKYEAPLDGGPLPLDGNMDLVKAVTNHFEIEEGFNMLLQSDAPPGSGLGGSSTVIVAAIAAIAEWIGEKMTGHEMAKLAYELEREDIGLKGGKQDQYAAVFGGFNLMKFRSDGVDVNRIKLKEHTLNELQCRSVLCYTGSTRESANIIDSQVKSFKKGDNESALDISKEIARDMASALEKDDIEETARLLDIGWKYKKQFSDKITNPKIDELYNAALSAGAIGGKVSGAGGGGFMFFICEYDKKFVVSEKLMKHGAVVTDFLFEQNGVMAWRGGNE; encoded by the coding sequence ATGATGTACATACGCTCTAGGGCGCCTTTGAGGATAGGAATGGCAGGGGGCGGGACCGACGTGGACCCCTACGCCTCTCAGAAGGGGGGCGCCGTTTTCAACTCCACCATCTCGAAATACGCTTACTGCACGATCACTCCCAACGACACGAACAGGATGTCGATAGAATCGACCAACTACGGGAAGTATGAAGCGCCCCTGGACGGCGGGCCTCTGCCCCTGGACGGAAACATGGACCTTGTGAAGGCCGTGACCAACCACTTCGAGATCGAAGAAGGTTTCAACATGCTCCTGCAGTCGGACGCTCCTCCGGGCTCCGGCCTCGGAGGTTCGTCGACGGTCATCGTGGCGGCGATAGCGGCCATAGCCGAATGGATCGGCGAAAAGATGACCGGCCATGAAATGGCGAAGCTCGCGTACGAGCTGGAAAGGGAAGACATAGGTCTGAAGGGAGGAAAGCAGGACCAGTATGCCGCGGTGTTCGGAGGCTTCAACCTCATGAAGTTCAGGTCCGACGGAGTAGACGTCAACAGGATAAAACTGAAGGAGCACACGCTGAACGAGCTCCAGTGCAGATCCGTGCTGTGCTACACCGGAAGTACAAGGGAGTCTGCAAACATCATCGATTCGCAGGTGAAATCGTTCAAGAAAGGCGACAACGAATCCGCGCTCGACATCAGCAAGGAGATAGCCCGCGACATGGCCTCCGCTCTCGAAAAGGACGACATAGAGGAGACGGCCAGGCTTCTCGACATCGGATGGAAGTACAAGAAGCAGTTCTCGGACAAGATCACCAACCCGAAGATAGACGAGCTCTATAACGCGGCTTTGTCCGCCGGGGCGATCGGAGGCAAGGTATCCGGCGCAGGAGGCGGGGGATTTATGTTTTTCATCTGCGAATATGACAAGAAGTTCGTGGTGTCCGAAAAATTGATGAAGCACGGGGCCGTGGTAACGGATTTCCTGTTCGAACAGAATGGAGTAATGGCATGGAGGGGCGGAAATGAATGA
- a CDS encoding HAD-IIIA family hydrolase encodes MNDIIQQELKRSAEAITGIAPEQIRAAADAMIRSLKAGGQVIFMGNGGSSADAQHISAELSGRYMMERPAMAGVCLSNIAPVTAIGNDYSYDMVFKRQIEAICRKGDAVVGLSTSGKSKNVILAMEAAKEKGATTISFTGPGGTMKDIADVAVTINTTETPRIQEGYFVACHTICGIIEREMYGPKAVFLDRDNTMAPDVPYCSDPADFNVFEYVPAQIARLNMAGYMVIVVTNQSGIGRGYLDDGTLAKIHEKMKSQVAEGGGRIDDIFYCPHTPEEGCGCRKPETGMGIAAVRKHGINTSVSYMIGDAEKDMEFGRDIGCRTIRVDEKFTLKDAVDQILGS; translated from the coding sequence ATGAATGATATCATTCAGCAGGAATTGAAGAGGAGCGCAGAAGCGATCACCGGTATCGCTCCGGAACAGATACGCGCCGCGGCAGACGCGATGATCAGATCTCTCAAGGCCGGCGGGCAGGTCATATTCATGGGGAACGGCGGCTCCTCCGCCGATGCGCAGCATATCTCCGCCGAGCTTTCAGGGCGATACATGATGGAGCGCCCCGCCATGGCGGGCGTGTGCCTTTCCAACATAGCGCCCGTGACGGCCATAGGCAACGATTACAGCTACGATATGGTGTTCAAGCGTCAGATCGAGGCAATATGCAGGAAGGGGGACGCCGTAGTCGGGCTGTCCACTTCAGGAAAATCGAAGAACGTAATACTGGCAATGGAGGCCGCCAAGGAGAAAGGGGCGACCACGATATCGTTCACCGGCCCCGGAGGCACCATGAAGGACATAGCCGATGTGGCAGTGACCATCAACACGACCGAAACTCCCAGGATACAGGAGGGGTATTTCGTCGCCTGCCACACGATATGCGGAATAATCGAGAGGGAGATGTACGGACCGAAGGCCGTGTTCCTGGACCGCGACAATACCATGGCTCCCGATGTCCCATACTGCAGCGACCCCGCCGATTTCAACGTCTTCGAATACGTTCCCGCGCAGATAGCCAGGCTCAATATGGCAGGATATATGGTCATAGTAGTGACGAACCAGTCCGGCATAGGGCGCGGATATCTGGACGATGGGACACTTGCAAAGATCCACGAAAAGATGAAGTCACAGGTCGCCGAAGGCGGAGGCAGGATAGACGATATCTTCTATTGCCCGCACACGCCCGAGGAAGGATGCGGTTGCAGGAAGCCCGAGACGGGCATGGGCATCGCCGCAGTAAGGAAGCACGGAATAAACACGTCCGTTTCCTATATGATCGGAGATGCGGAGAAAGACATGGAGTTCGGACGCGACATCGGATGCAGGACGATACGCGTGGACGAAAAGTTCACTCTGAAAGATGCCGTCGACCAGATACTCGGATCATAA
- a CDS encoding glycosyltransferase has protein sequence MSSGIQVTIGICAYNEESNIERSIRSVYEQRTDGFEIAEVVVVSSGSTDGTDDIVSGLLAEFDDLRFLPQKKREGKNSAINYLLENKKTQIIVLLNADNAFGDNGALSNLIKPFSDPKVGIVGGRPVPTNDRNSVAGFASQMLWTLHHHVSAVHPKIGELVAFRDIGTRLPMGTQSDEDILRMRLEEAGYRGAYAPDAVIRNRGPDTIADFIKQRTRVNIGERYMKKEYSYDIPTWDYRLLVDAMFGAVRDMGFHPVKIALTVAMEMFSRLRATVYVRSDRGDMNVWDPVSTTKKL, from the coding sequence ATGAGTTCCGGAATCCAGGTCACTATCGGAATCTGCGCGTACAACGAAGAGAGCAATATAGAACGCTCGATACGCTCGGTCTACGAACAGAGGACCGATGGTTTCGAGATCGCCGAAGTCGTAGTTGTTTCAAGCGGCAGCACCGACGGTACGGACGACATTGTTTCCGGACTGCTTGCGGAATTCGATGACCTGAGGTTCCTGCCTCAGAAGAAGAGGGAAGGAAAGAACTCGGCGATCAACTACTTACTTGAAAACAAAAAGACCCAGATCATAGTATTGCTGAACGCGGACAACGCGTTCGGAGATAACGGCGCCCTCAGCAATCTTATAAAGCCGTTCTCCGACCCCAAGGTCGGCATAGTGGGCGGTCGCCCGGTTCCAACCAATGACAGGAATTCTGTCGCAGGTTTCGCCTCGCAGATGCTTTGGACTCTCCACCATCACGTCTCCGCCGTCCATCCGAAGATAGGCGAGCTTGTGGCGTTCAGGGATATCGGGACCAGACTGCCTATGGGCACCCAGTCCGATGAGGATATACTCCGCATGAGGCTCGAAGAGGCCGGTTACAGAGGAGCTTACGCTCCAGACGCCGTTATACGCAACAGAGGCCCCGACACCATTGCCGATTTCATCAAACAGCGCACCAGAGTGAACATCGGCGAGCGCTACATGAAAAAAGAATACAGCTACGACATACCGACCTGGGACTACAGGCTGCTGGTCGATGCGATGTTCGGGGCCGTCAGAGATATGGGCTTCCATCCTGTCAAGATCGCCCTGACCGTCGCCATGGAAATGTTCTCGAGGCTGAGGGCTACCGTCTACGTCAGATCGGACAGGGGAGACATGAACGTCTGGGACCCTGTTTCGACGACGAAGAAGTTATGA
- a CDS encoding glycosyltransferase, whose protein sequence is MGDSSCTVILPTYKEAGNIQKMAMRLRELYPDFFILIMDDNSGDGSKELIDDLNDPMIKFIERDPDDRGLSASIFQGITEAGTEFFINMDSDFQHPPEAVGPAYKRLLNGADLCVGIREDRTALSPVRWLASWGAHFMAAMTLWLRDKKKSGDIMSGFFGGRTELYQSVILAYGAEMDKKGFKALFDLLKFGPSEINIGEIAFVFGKREAGESKLNKTVILSVLRQCEPFGKLMARVAGRFT, encoded by the coding sequence ATGGGAGATTCTTCGTGCACCGTCATACTACCCACTTACAAGGAAGCGGGGAACATCCAGAAGATGGCAATGCGCCTTAGGGAACTTTATCCCGACTTCTTCATTCTCATAATGGACGATAACTCAGGGGACGGCTCGAAGGAGCTGATAGACGACCTGAATGACCCTATGATCAAATTCATAGAAAGGGACCCTGACGACAGAGGTCTGTCCGCCAGCATCTTCCAGGGAATTACGGAAGCTGGAACAGAGTTCTTTATCAATATGGACTCCGACTTCCAGCACCCTCCGGAGGCCGTAGGTCCTGCATATAAGCGTCTTTTGAACGGTGCGGACCTCTGTGTCGGCATAAGGGAGGACAGGACGGCGCTTTCGCCGGTCAGGTGGCTTGCCTCTTGGGGCGCCCATTTCATGGCCGCGATGACGCTGTGGCTGAGAGACAAGAAGAAATCCGGCGACATAATGAGCGGCTTCTTCGGAGGAAGGACCGAACTTTATCAAAGCGTCATTCTTGCGTACGGGGCCGAGATGGACAAAAAGGGTTTCAAGGCCCTTTTCGATCTGCTGAAATTCGGACCTTCCGAAATCAACATCGGAGAAATCGCTTTCGTTTTCGGAAAAAGAGAGGCGGGCGAGTCCAAACTTAATAAAACCGTTATACTATCTGTACTGAGACAGTGCGAACCGTTCGGGAAACTGATGGCGCGCGTCGCAGGGAGATTCACATGA
- a CDS encoding acetolactate synthase — MYVISLVVKNEFGVMQRVMGEFTRNKINVETIVVGKCEQPGKSRMVLSVIDKNDAVTAMGRLEKLQDIYESELVTEEGQSAYALLSTSKGNVGVVGSSDQVDEIIEMSAPDKYVSALNAL, encoded by the coding sequence ATGTACGTTATATCACTTGTGGTTAAAAACGAGTTTGGGGTCATGCAGAGGGTCATGGGCGAATTCACTCGAAACAAGATCAACGTCGAAACGATCGTCGTCGGGAAGTGCGAACAGCCCGGCAAGTCGAGGATGGTACTCTCCGTTATAGACAAGAACGATGCGGTGACGGCCATGGGACGCCTCGAAAAGCTTCAGGACATTTACGAGTCCGAGCTTGTCACAGAGGAAGGACAGTCCGCTTACGCGCTACTGTCCACATCCAAGGGCAACGTCGGTGTGGTCGGAAGTTCCGACCAGGTCGACGAGATAATAGAAATGAGCGCTCCGGACAAGTACGTTTCCGCGCTGAACGCTCTATAA
- a CDS encoding branched-chain amino acid transaminase, which yields MEKSKLIWFNGRMVNWEDARIHVMSHAMNYGTGVFEGIRVYETPKGKSVFRLKDHVRRMVGGCKVMGFEMEFGGKAYGEREIYDAILETVRKNEKVDYVKPCIFLSGEEVGLNPVGVPTSMSITAIYMGNYLGESDNGMKLITSSWQRPDNLCGPAGAKVNGAYVTSCLAKREAIRQGANEAVMLNSVGHVAECTGENIFIYKDGKIMTPQSSECILEGITRNSVIQVARDMGYTVEETEISRTQLITADEVWMTGTAAEVAPVTVIDARTIGTGRVGETSRKIGKKFHEIVTGKDLKYEEWLDYVN from the coding sequence ATGGAAAAGAGCAAATTAATCTGGTTCAACGGCAGGATGGTCAATTGGGAGGACGCGAGGATTCACGTCATGTCTCACGCCATGAACTACGGGACGGGCGTATTCGAAGGCATACGTGTCTACGAAACACCGAAGGGAAAATCGGTCTTCAGGCTTAAGGACCACGTTCGAAGGATGGTCGGCGGATGCAAGGTCATGGGATTCGAAATGGAGTTCGGCGGTAAGGCCTATGGCGAGAGGGAGATCTACGACGCGATACTCGAGACCGTCAGGAAGAACGAAAAGGTCGATTATGTCAAGCCCTGTATTTTCCTGAGCGGCGAAGAGGTCGGCCTCAATCCAGTCGGAGTCCCCACAAGCATGTCGATAACAGCGATCTACATGGGCAATTATCTGGGGGAGAGCGACAACGGGATGAAGCTCATAACGTCGTCATGGCAAAGGCCCGACAACCTATGCGGTCCGGCCGGAGCCAAGGTCAACGGTGCGTACGTAACGTCCTGCCTGGCCAAAAGGGAGGCCATACGCCAGGGTGCCAACGAGGCGGTCATGCTGAACTCGGTCGGACACGTCGCGGAATGCACCGGCGAGAACATATTCATCTACAAAGACGGCAAGATTATGACCCCGCAGTCGTCGGAGTGCATATTGGAGGGCATAACCAGGAACTCGGTCATACAGGTCGCCCGTGACATGGGATACACTGTTGAAGAGACAGAGATTTCAAGGACCCAGCTGATAACCGCGGACGAGGTCTGGATGACGGGAACGGCTGCAGAGGTCGCACCTGTCACGGTGATAGACGCCAGGACCATCGGTACGGGAAGGGTCGGAGAGACCTCGAGGAAGATCGGTAAGAAGTTCCACGAGATAGTTACCGGCAAGGACCTCAAGTACGAGGAATGGCTGGATTACGTAAACTGA
- a CDS encoding glycosyltransferase family 4 protein, with product MKFVDVNPFFYPYRGGIEHRMHDTARLLAQRGHDVTVLTSRLPDTSEEEMTEDGYRIVRLKSKFIDIYNPPFVSSKGVLESLKSMDPDVVNYNYRWAHSYNKDLKQYDGKKIFTYHNVWGEGIGWQSKLSEFNDNRFRGTLETFDHIICVSDYVRKDLASRGIPDGKMTVIPSCLSSFPERSCEEGDFILSLGRLVRTKGLEYLVEAMKSVDCRLIICGKGPEESRLKKQIGKLGLDDRIEMKGYVGEEEKAELMGSCKFFAMPSLFESLGLASIELMSYGRPIVCTDVNGLPETVGAAGCVVPPRDPAALAGAMNSLLSDENKRREMGSLARSRAEIYDWNNHIGRLEEVLGTVAQGRDVL from the coding sequence GTGAAGTTTGTAGACGTCAACCCGTTCTTCTATCCGTACAGAGGCGGCATAGAGCACAGAATGCATGATACCGCAAGACTGCTGGCACAAAGAGGACATGACGTTACGGTACTGACGAGCCGGCTGCCCGATACCTCTGAAGAGGAGATGACGGAAGACGGCTACCGCATCGTCCGTCTGAAATCCAAATTCATCGATATATACAATCCCCCGTTCGTTTCTTCAAAAGGGGTCCTGGAATCATTGAAGTCGATGGACCCGGATGTTGTAAATTATAACTATCGCTGGGCTCATTCGTACAACAAAGACCTGAAACAATACGACGGAAAGAAGATTTTCACATACCACAACGTGTGGGGCGAGGGCATAGGGTGGCAGTCCAAGCTCTCGGAGTTCAACGATAACAGGTTCAGGGGAACCTTGGAGACCTTCGACCACATAATCTGCGTCAGCGACTATGTCAGAAAAGACCTGGCGTCCAGAGGCATACCGGACGGTAAGATGACGGTCATACCTTCCTGCCTGAGCTCGTTCCCGGAGAGGTCCTGCGAGGAGGGGGATTTCATCCTCTCCCTGGGACGTCTGGTAAGGACCAAAGGGCTCGAATATCTGGTGGAGGCCATGAAGAGCGTGGACTGCAGGCTCATAATATGCGGTAAAGGTCCGGAGGAATCCAGATTGAAGAAACAGATCGGGAAACTGGGCTTAGACGACAGGATCGAGATGAAAGGGTATGTCGGCGAGGAGGAAAAGGCCGAGCTTATGGGGTCCTGCAAATTCTTTGCAATGCCATCGTTATTTGAATCGCTGGGTCTTGCCTCGATAGAGCTGATGTCTTACGGGCGGCCGATCGTTTGCACCGACGTGAACGGCCTTCCCGAAACCGTTGGGGCCGCCGGATGCGTCGTTCCGCCAAGAGACCCTGCCGCCCTTGCGGGTGCGATGAACTCGCTTCTTTCCGATGAAAATAAGAGGCGGGAAATGGGATCTTTGGCCAGGTCCCGCGCCGAGATATACGATTGGAACAACCACATCGGGCGGCTGGAAGAAGTCCTGGGCACAGTGGCGCAGGGAAGGGACGTTCTCTAA
- a CDS encoding glycosyltransferase produces the protein MRIAMLTDSYYPTRDGVVTSITTIRKSLEDLGHEVWVVAPDPGEDKRVNDDHVLWLRSVSFKTYKGYFVPVLPSADYSRMRGLDLDVIHVHGVATMAVRGLILAHYLKIPAVMTFHTMVDDVMQQYSPIRLPEGKLRGMVWLYLKNAMKRMDAVIAPTEAIGKELTGHSQKIRLLRVIPTGVNTSVFRPGLDGGRFIEKYGLDDSRIVLFVGRISFEKEIDMAIRAMKNVDGASLIIAGAGPQKEELEGLVRDLGMENKVKFLGFVPDADLPYAYAAADAVISCSRFETQGLSILEAMASGLPCACRNARAFTSIIRNGENGFLFDGEEGCTVAIEKALNAGDEVRNASLETARGCSAELSVEKTVDLYREVIEAKKKRSEEK, from the coding sequence ATGCGTATAGCCATGTTGACCGACAGCTATTATCCCACACGGGACGGGGTGGTCACTTCGATAACCACTATACGCAAATCGCTGGAGGATCTGGGACATGAGGTCTGGGTCGTCGCCCCGGACCCGGGAGAGGATAAGAGAGTGAATGACGACCATGTCCTATGGCTCAGGTCCGTCAGCTTCAAAACGTACAAGGGCTACTTCGTACCGGTATTGCCCTCGGCGGACTATTCCCGGATGCGCGGCCTCGACCTTGACGTCATTCACGTACACGGGGTCGCTACAATGGCCGTGAGAGGACTTATACTGGCACATTACCTGAAAATACCTGCGGTCATGACATTTCACACAATGGTCGACGATGTGATGCAGCAATACTCTCCGATACGTTTACCGGAGGGGAAGCTCAGAGGGATGGTATGGCTATACCTGAAGAACGCCATGAAGAGGATGGACGCCGTCATCGCTCCCACGGAAGCGATAGGGAAGGAGCTCACTGGACATTCCCAGAAGATCAGGCTTCTCCGCGTGATACCCACGGGCGTGAACACCTCGGTATTCCGCCCCGGGCTTGATGGCGGAAGGTTCATCGAGAAATATGGATTGGATGACAGTAGAATAGTCCTTTTCGTGGGCCGTATCTCTTTCGAGAAAGAGATCGATATGGCAATACGTGCCATGAAGAATGTCGACGGAGCGTCCCTGATCATCGCAGGAGCAGGGCCCCAGAAGGAAGAACTAGAGGGTCTTGTGAGGGACCTCGGTATGGAAAATAAAGTAAAATTCCTGGGATTCGTCCCGGATGCGGACCTGCCGTACGCCTACGCGGCGGCGGACGCTGTGATATCCTGCTCCAGGTTCGAGACCCAGGGGCTTTCCATCCTTGAGGCGATGGCCTCCGGACTGCCGTGCGCATGCCGCAATGCCAGGGCCTTCACGAGCATAATCAGGAACGGTGAGAACGGGTTCCTGTTCGACGGAGAGGAGGGATGCACGGTCGCCATTGAAAAAGCCTTGAACGCAGGTGACGAAGTGAGAAACGCCTCGCTCGAGACCGCCAGGGGCTGCTCGGCGGAACTTTCGGTAGAAAAGACCGTGGACCTTTACAGAGAGGTCATAGAAGCCAAAAAGAAGAGATCGGAGGAAAAATAA